The region TACATCGAGGGAATCGCCCGGGTCTTCGAAGCGCGCAATTACCTTGCCATGCTGGTGGCGCTCCTGGTCAGCACCGTCCTGACGTTGACGCGCCCGCCGGCCGGAGGGGCGCTCCTCATCACCGCGGCGATGGCGGGGGCCGCCCTGGTGACCATCGGGCGCAGCGCCTGGGGGCCCAAGGTCGGCGACATCGCCAGCGTCCGGCCGGCGCGCATCGAGTTCGACGGCCCGCTTTTGACGGTCGAGGGGGCAGTTCTCCTGAACGTAGGGCGTTCCCAGGCGCGAGAGGTGTACCTGAGGCAGGCCTTCGCGGCCGTCATCGAACCCAAGGACGAGGCGGCTGCCGCCACGCTGGCAAGCCCGGGACAGCGGCAGGCCATCGTGCACGACGTGGTCTCCCGGGTCGGGGTGTTCATGGACGTCGACGAACCCGAGTTCGCTCCGGTGGCCCGTCGCCACGTGCAGAAGGACGCGGTGATCGTGGTGATCCTGCCACAGGTCGCCAGTTTCGACGAGATAGCGAGCGCCATCCGCAACGCGCCCGTCCTGGAGGCCAGCATCCGGCTCACGGGGTACCGGGAGCGTCCGGACGGCGTGCTGCCCCGATCGCTGCGCGACCGAGGCGGCAGGCCGGGAGGGGGGTGAGGCGCTGTTGGGCGACGTGCGGATCCGGGCCAGCGAGTGGATCCTGGCCATCGTGACCACCCAGGCCGACTACCGGGCCGAGGGGGCGCCCGTGTTTTACGCCAGGGACGGCGAGGAGCTGGAACGCATCGCTCTGTACCTGAGCCGGGTCGCCCTGGCCAGCGCCCACGAGGTATCGCCTGGAACGCTCATCATCATGCGCCATTAGGCGGGCAAACAGACGGAGGCCTCTTTTGGGGAGATGTACATCGTCTACCACTGCTTCGGCGGGGCGCATTCGTCGCCGGTGGCCGCGGCCATCCACGTGGGGCTGCTCCCCGACGACGGGCGGGTGCCGGACGGG is a window of Bacillota bacterium DNA encoding:
- a CDS encoding YIEGIA domain-containing protein, which produces YIEGIARVFEARNYLAMLVALLVSTVLTLTRPPAGGALLITAAMAGAALVTIGRSAWGPKVGDIASVRPARIEFDGPLLTVEGAVLLNVGRSQAREVYLRQAFAAVIEPKDEAAAATLASPGQRQAIVHDVVSRVGVFMDVDEPEFAPVARRHVQKDAVIVVILPQVASFDEIASAIRNAPVLEASIRLTGYRERPDGVLPRSLRDRGGRPGGG